A region of Ictidomys tridecemlineatus isolate mIctTri1 chromosome 4, mIctTri1.hap1, whole genome shotgun sequence DNA encodes the following proteins:
- the Mus81 gene encoding structure-specific endonuclease subunit MUS81 isoform X1, protein MAAPVRLGRKRPLPVCPNPLFVRWLTEWRDEAASRGRRTRFVFQKALRSLRRYPLPLQSGREAKILQHFGDGLCRMLDERLQQHLASGGDHLRQEWEDPPFPPDNPASGSSSGEMRPTQKGSPAHVQDSSMPVLAQPQAGGSSGYWPARHSGARAVLLELYQEHLNPAGRSFLTKEELLQRCAQKALKVVPGNAQSWPALRSLLHRNLVLRTHQPARYSLTPEGLELAQKLAESESLSLLNVGTGPEKLSGEESAVPGAASAELGASEGGVHQPLLELRPREYKVLLCVDISETRGAGHRQELLRELQRMHVAHTVRKLHVGDFVWVAQEIRPRDPARPGELVLDHIVERKRLDDLCSSIIDGRFREQKFRLKRCGLGHRVYLVEEYGSVHNLSLPESTLLQAVTNTQVIDGFFVKRTVDIKESAAYLALLTRGLERLYQGHTLRSRPWGTPGDPESGARPSPSPLCSLLTFSDFNTGAIKNKAQSVREVFARQLMQVRGISGEKAAALVDRYSTPASLLAAYDACATPKEQEMLLSTIKCGRLQRNLGPVLSRTLSQLYCTYSPLT, encoded by the exons ATGGCGGCGCCGGTCCGCCTGGGCCGAAAACGGCCGCTGCCGGTTTGCCCCAACCCGCTTTTCGTACGCTGGCTGACCGAGTGGCGGGATGAGGCGGCCAGCAGGGGGCGTCGCACGCGTTTCGTGTTTCAGAAG GCGCTGCGCTCCCTCAGGCGGTACCCTCTGCCCCTGCAAAGCGGGAGGGAAGCTAAGATACTCCAGCACTTCGGAGATGGGCTCTGCCGTATGCTAGATGAGCGGCTGCAGCAGCACCTAGCTTCAGGTGGTGATCACCTCCGGCAGGAATGGGAAGATCCTCCGTTTCCCCCAG ATAACCCAGCTTCTGGCTCATCATCTGGAGAGATGCGTCCAACCCAGAAAGGGTCACCTGCCCATGTCCAGGACTCTTCCATGCCA GTTCTTGCCCAGCCCCAAGCAGGAGGCTCAAGTGGCTACTGGCCAGCTCGGCACTCAGGAGCCCGAGCAGTTCTCCTGGAGCTCTACCAGGAACACTTG AATCCCGCAGGCCGCAGCTTCCTAACCAAAGAGGAACTGCTGCAGAGGTGTGCCCAGAAGGCCCTCAAG GTAGTCCCTGGGAATGCTCAATCCTGGCCAGCTCTCCGTTCCCTCCTGCATAGGAACCTGGTCCTCAGGACACACCAGCCAGCCAG GTACTCACTGACCCCAGAGGGCCTGGAGCTGGCCCAGAAGTtggctgagtcagaaagcctgAGCTTACTGAATGTGGGCACTGGACCTGAGAAGCTCTCTGGGGAGGAGTCAGCAGTGCCAGGAGCAGCCTCAGCTGAACT TGGTGCCAGTGAAGGAGGGGTCCATCAGCCACTGCTGGAGCTGAGGCCTAGAGAGTACAAGGTGCTATTGTGTGTGGACATCAGCGAGACCAGGGG GGCAGGACATAGGCAAGAGCTGCTCCGAGAGCTACAACGGATGCATGTGGCCCATACAGTGCGTAAACTGCACGTTGGGGACTTTGTGTGGGTGGCACAGGAGATCAGGCCCAGAGACCCAG CCAGACCTGGAGAGTTAGTCCTGGATCACATCGTGGAACGCAAGCGCCTAGACGACCTGTGCAGTAGCATCATCGACGGCCGCTTCCGGGAGCAGAAG TTCCGACTAAAGCGCTGTGGTCTGGGGCATCGGGTGTATCTGGTGGAGGAGTATGGCTCAGTCCACAACCTTAGCCTTCCTGAGAGCACACTGCTGCAGGCTGTCACCAACACCCAG GTCATTGATGGCTTCTTTGTGAAGCGCACAGTAGACATTAAGGAGTCAGCTGCCTACCTTGCCCTTTTGACAAGGGGCCTGGAGAGACTCTACCAG GGACACACCCTACGCAGCCGTCCCTGGGGAACCCCAGGGGACCCTGAGTCAGGGGCCAGGCCCTCCCCAAGCCCACTCTGCTCACTCCTCACCTTCAGTGACTTCAACACAGGAGCCATCAAGAACAAG GCCCAGTCTGTGCGTGAGGTGTTCGCCAGGCAGCTGATGCAGGTTCGTGGAATCAGTGGGGAGAAGGCAGCAGCCCTGGTGGACCGATACAGCACCCCTGCCAG cctcctgGCTGCCTATGATGCCTGTGCCACCCCCAAGGAGCAGGAGATGCTGCTGAGCACCATCAAGTGCGGGCGTCTGCAGAG GAATCTGGGACCTGTTCTGAGCAGGACTTTATCTCAGCTCTACTGCACTTACAGCCCCTTGACTTGA
- the Mus81 gene encoding structure-specific endonuclease subunit MUS81 isoform X3 has product MAAPVRLGRKRPLPVCPNPLFVRWLTEWRDEAASRGRRTRFVFQKALRSLRRYPLPLQSGREAKILQHFGDGLCRMLDERLQQHLASDNPASGSSSGEMRPTQKGSPAHVQDSSMPVLAQPQAGGSSGYWPARHSGARAVLLELYQEHLNPAGRSFLTKEELLQRCAQKALKVVPGNAQSWPALRSLLHRNLVLRTHQPARYSLTPEGLELAQKLAESESLSLLNVGTGPEKLSGEESAVPGAASAELGASEGGVHQPLLELRPREYKVLLCVDISETRGAGHRQELLRELQRMHVAHTVRKLHVGDFVWVAQEIRPRDPARPGELVLDHIVERKRLDDLCSSIIDGRFREQKFRLKRCGLGHRVYLVEEYGSVHNLSLPESTLLQAVTNTQVIDGFFVKRTVDIKESAAYLALLTRGLERLYQGHTLRSRPWGTPGDPESGARPSPSPLCSLLTFSDFNTGAIKNKAQSVREVFARQLMQVRGISGEKAAALVDRYSTPASLLAAYDACATPKEQEMLLSTIKCGRLQRNLGPVLSRTLSQLYCTYSPLT; this is encoded by the exons ATGGCGGCGCCGGTCCGCCTGGGCCGAAAACGGCCGCTGCCGGTTTGCCCCAACCCGCTTTTCGTACGCTGGCTGACCGAGTGGCGGGATGAGGCGGCCAGCAGGGGGCGTCGCACGCGTTTCGTGTTTCAGAAG GCGCTGCGCTCCCTCAGGCGGTACCCTCTGCCCCTGCAAAGCGGGAGGGAAGCTAAGATACTCCAGCACTTCGGAGATGGGCTCTGCCGTATGCTAGATGAGCGGCTGCAGCAGCACCTAGCTTCAG ATAACCCAGCTTCTGGCTCATCATCTGGAGAGATGCGTCCAACCCAGAAAGGGTCACCTGCCCATGTCCAGGACTCTTCCATGCCA GTTCTTGCCCAGCCCCAAGCAGGAGGCTCAAGTGGCTACTGGCCAGCTCGGCACTCAGGAGCCCGAGCAGTTCTCCTGGAGCTCTACCAGGAACACTTG AATCCCGCAGGCCGCAGCTTCCTAACCAAAGAGGAACTGCTGCAGAGGTGTGCCCAGAAGGCCCTCAAG GTAGTCCCTGGGAATGCTCAATCCTGGCCAGCTCTCCGTTCCCTCCTGCATAGGAACCTGGTCCTCAGGACACACCAGCCAGCCAG GTACTCACTGACCCCAGAGGGCCTGGAGCTGGCCCAGAAGTtggctgagtcagaaagcctgAGCTTACTGAATGTGGGCACTGGACCTGAGAAGCTCTCTGGGGAGGAGTCAGCAGTGCCAGGAGCAGCCTCAGCTGAACT TGGTGCCAGTGAAGGAGGGGTCCATCAGCCACTGCTGGAGCTGAGGCCTAGAGAGTACAAGGTGCTATTGTGTGTGGACATCAGCGAGACCAGGGG GGCAGGACATAGGCAAGAGCTGCTCCGAGAGCTACAACGGATGCATGTGGCCCATACAGTGCGTAAACTGCACGTTGGGGACTTTGTGTGGGTGGCACAGGAGATCAGGCCCAGAGACCCAG CCAGACCTGGAGAGTTAGTCCTGGATCACATCGTGGAACGCAAGCGCCTAGACGACCTGTGCAGTAGCATCATCGACGGCCGCTTCCGGGAGCAGAAG TTCCGACTAAAGCGCTGTGGTCTGGGGCATCGGGTGTATCTGGTGGAGGAGTATGGCTCAGTCCACAACCTTAGCCTTCCTGAGAGCACACTGCTGCAGGCTGTCACCAACACCCAG GTCATTGATGGCTTCTTTGTGAAGCGCACAGTAGACATTAAGGAGTCAGCTGCCTACCTTGCCCTTTTGACAAGGGGCCTGGAGAGACTCTACCAG GGACACACCCTACGCAGCCGTCCCTGGGGAACCCCAGGGGACCCTGAGTCAGGGGCCAGGCCCTCCCCAAGCCCACTCTGCTCACTCCTCACCTTCAGTGACTTCAACACAGGAGCCATCAAGAACAAG GCCCAGTCTGTGCGTGAGGTGTTCGCCAGGCAGCTGATGCAGGTTCGTGGAATCAGTGGGGAGAAGGCAGCAGCCCTGGTGGACCGATACAGCACCCCTGCCAG cctcctgGCTGCCTATGATGCCTGTGCCACCCCCAAGGAGCAGGAGATGCTGCTGAGCACCATCAAGTGCGGGCGTCTGCAGAG GAATCTGGGACCTGTTCTGAGCAGGACTTTATCTCAGCTCTACTGCACTTACAGCCCCTTGACTTGA
- the Mus81 gene encoding structure-specific endonuclease subunit MUS81 isoform X6: protein MRPTQKGSPAHVQDSSMPVLAQPQAGGSSGYWPARHSGARAVLLELYQEHLNPAGRSFLTKEELLQRCAQKALKVVPGNAQSWPALRSLLHRNLVLRTHQPARYSLTPEGLELAQKLAESESLSLLNVGTGPEKLSGEESAVPGAASAELGASEGGVHQPLLELRPREYKVLLCVDISETRGAGHRQELLRELQRMHVAHTVRKLHVGDFVWVAQEIRPRDPARPGELVLDHIVERKRLDDLCSSIIDGRFREQKFRLKRCGLGHRVYLVEEYGSVHNLSLPESTLLQAVTNTQVIDGFFVKRTVDIKESAAYLALLTRGLERLYQGHTLRSRPWGTPGDPESGARPSPSPLCSLLTFSDFNTGAIKNKAQSVREVFARQLMQVRGISGEKAAALVDRYSTPASLLAAYDACATPKEQEMLLSTIKCGRLQRNLGPVLSRTLSQLYCTYSPLT from the exons ATGCGTCCAACCCAGAAAGGGTCACCTGCCCATGTCCAGGACTCTTCCATGCCA GTTCTTGCCCAGCCCCAAGCAGGAGGCTCAAGTGGCTACTGGCCAGCTCGGCACTCAGGAGCCCGAGCAGTTCTCCTGGAGCTCTACCAGGAACACTTG AATCCCGCAGGCCGCAGCTTCCTAACCAAAGAGGAACTGCTGCAGAGGTGTGCCCAGAAGGCCCTCAAG GTAGTCCCTGGGAATGCTCAATCCTGGCCAGCTCTCCGTTCCCTCCTGCATAGGAACCTGGTCCTCAGGACACACCAGCCAGCCAG GTACTCACTGACCCCAGAGGGCCTGGAGCTGGCCCAGAAGTtggctgagtcagaaagcctgAGCTTACTGAATGTGGGCACTGGACCTGAGAAGCTCTCTGGGGAGGAGTCAGCAGTGCCAGGAGCAGCCTCAGCTGAACT TGGTGCCAGTGAAGGAGGGGTCCATCAGCCACTGCTGGAGCTGAGGCCTAGAGAGTACAAGGTGCTATTGTGTGTGGACATCAGCGAGACCAGGGG GGCAGGACATAGGCAAGAGCTGCTCCGAGAGCTACAACGGATGCATGTGGCCCATACAGTGCGTAAACTGCACGTTGGGGACTTTGTGTGGGTGGCACAGGAGATCAGGCCCAGAGACCCAG CCAGACCTGGAGAGTTAGTCCTGGATCACATCGTGGAACGCAAGCGCCTAGACGACCTGTGCAGTAGCATCATCGACGGCCGCTTCCGGGAGCAGAAG TTCCGACTAAAGCGCTGTGGTCTGGGGCATCGGGTGTATCTGGTGGAGGAGTATGGCTCAGTCCACAACCTTAGCCTTCCTGAGAGCACACTGCTGCAGGCTGTCACCAACACCCAG GTCATTGATGGCTTCTTTGTGAAGCGCACAGTAGACATTAAGGAGTCAGCTGCCTACCTTGCCCTTTTGACAAGGGGCCTGGAGAGACTCTACCAG GGACACACCCTACGCAGCCGTCCCTGGGGAACCCCAGGGGACCCTGAGTCAGGGGCCAGGCCCTCCCCAAGCCCACTCTGCTCACTCCTCACCTTCAGTGACTTCAACACAGGAGCCATCAAGAACAAG GCCCAGTCTGTGCGTGAGGTGTTCGCCAGGCAGCTGATGCAGGTTCGTGGAATCAGTGGGGAGAAGGCAGCAGCCCTGGTGGACCGATACAGCACCCCTGCCAG cctcctgGCTGCCTATGATGCCTGTGCCACCCCCAAGGAGCAGGAGATGCTGCTGAGCACCATCAAGTGCGGGCGTCTGCAGAG GAATCTGGGACCTGTTCTGAGCAGGACTTTATCTCAGCTCTACTGCACTTACAGCCCCTTGACTTGA
- the Mus81 gene encoding structure-specific endonuclease subunit MUS81 isoform X4: MAAPVRLGRKRPLPVCPNPLFVRWLTEWRDEAASRGRRTRFVFQKALRSLRRYPLPLQSGREAKILQHFGDGLCRMLDERLQQHLASGGDHLRQEWEDPPFPPDNPASGSSSGEMRPTQKGSPAHVQDSSMPVLAQPQAGGSSGYWPARHSGARAVLLELYQEHLNPAGRSFLTKEELLQRCAQKALKVVPGNAQSWPALRSLLHRNLVLRTHQPARYSLTPEGLELAQKLAESESLSLLNVGTGPEKLSGEESAVPGAASAELGASEGGVHQPLLELRPREYKVLLCVDISETRGAGHRQELLRELQRMHVAHTVRKLHVGDFVWVAQEIRPRDPARPGELVLDHIVERKRLDDLCSSIIDGRFREQKFRLKRCGLGHRVYLVEEYGSVHNLSLPESTLLQAVTNTQVIDGFFVKRTVDIKESAAYLALLTRGLERLYQAQSVREVFARQLMQVRGISGEKAAALVDRYSTPASLLAAYDACATPKEQEMLLSTIKCGRLQRNLGPVLSRTLSQLYCTYSPLT; this comes from the exons ATGGCGGCGCCGGTCCGCCTGGGCCGAAAACGGCCGCTGCCGGTTTGCCCCAACCCGCTTTTCGTACGCTGGCTGACCGAGTGGCGGGATGAGGCGGCCAGCAGGGGGCGTCGCACGCGTTTCGTGTTTCAGAAG GCGCTGCGCTCCCTCAGGCGGTACCCTCTGCCCCTGCAAAGCGGGAGGGAAGCTAAGATACTCCAGCACTTCGGAGATGGGCTCTGCCGTATGCTAGATGAGCGGCTGCAGCAGCACCTAGCTTCAGGTGGTGATCACCTCCGGCAGGAATGGGAAGATCCTCCGTTTCCCCCAG ATAACCCAGCTTCTGGCTCATCATCTGGAGAGATGCGTCCAACCCAGAAAGGGTCACCTGCCCATGTCCAGGACTCTTCCATGCCA GTTCTTGCCCAGCCCCAAGCAGGAGGCTCAAGTGGCTACTGGCCAGCTCGGCACTCAGGAGCCCGAGCAGTTCTCCTGGAGCTCTACCAGGAACACTTG AATCCCGCAGGCCGCAGCTTCCTAACCAAAGAGGAACTGCTGCAGAGGTGTGCCCAGAAGGCCCTCAAG GTAGTCCCTGGGAATGCTCAATCCTGGCCAGCTCTCCGTTCCCTCCTGCATAGGAACCTGGTCCTCAGGACACACCAGCCAGCCAG GTACTCACTGACCCCAGAGGGCCTGGAGCTGGCCCAGAAGTtggctgagtcagaaagcctgAGCTTACTGAATGTGGGCACTGGACCTGAGAAGCTCTCTGGGGAGGAGTCAGCAGTGCCAGGAGCAGCCTCAGCTGAACT TGGTGCCAGTGAAGGAGGGGTCCATCAGCCACTGCTGGAGCTGAGGCCTAGAGAGTACAAGGTGCTATTGTGTGTGGACATCAGCGAGACCAGGGG GGCAGGACATAGGCAAGAGCTGCTCCGAGAGCTACAACGGATGCATGTGGCCCATACAGTGCGTAAACTGCACGTTGGGGACTTTGTGTGGGTGGCACAGGAGATCAGGCCCAGAGACCCAG CCAGACCTGGAGAGTTAGTCCTGGATCACATCGTGGAACGCAAGCGCCTAGACGACCTGTGCAGTAGCATCATCGACGGCCGCTTCCGGGAGCAGAAG TTCCGACTAAAGCGCTGTGGTCTGGGGCATCGGGTGTATCTGGTGGAGGAGTATGGCTCAGTCCACAACCTTAGCCTTCCTGAGAGCACACTGCTGCAGGCTGTCACCAACACCCAG GTCATTGATGGCTTCTTTGTGAAGCGCACAGTAGACATTAAGGAGTCAGCTGCCTACCTTGCCCTTTTGACAAGGGGCCTGGAGAGACTCTACCAG GCCCAGTCTGTGCGTGAGGTGTTCGCCAGGCAGCTGATGCAGGTTCGTGGAATCAGTGGGGAGAAGGCAGCAGCCCTGGTGGACCGATACAGCACCCCTGCCAG cctcctgGCTGCCTATGATGCCTGTGCCACCCCCAAGGAGCAGGAGATGCTGCTGAGCACCATCAAGTGCGGGCGTCTGCAGAG GAATCTGGGACCTGTTCTGAGCAGGACTTTATCTCAGCTCTACTGCACTTACAGCCCCTTGACTTGA
- the Mus81 gene encoding structure-specific endonuclease subunit MUS81 isoform X5 yields the protein MAAPVRLGRKRPLPVCPNPLFVRWLTEWRDEAASRGRRTRFVFQKALRSLRRYPLPLQSGREAKILQHFGDGLCRMLDERLQQHLASGGDHLRQEWEDPPFPPDNPASGSSSGEMRPTQKGSPAHVQDSSMPVLAQPQAGGSSGYWPARHSGARAVLLELYQEHLNPAGRSFLTKEELLQRCAQKALKVVPGNAQSWPALRSLLHRNLVLRTHQPARYSLTPEGLELAQKLAESESLSLLNVGTGPEKLSGEESAVPGAASAELGASEGGVHQPLLELRPREYKVLLCVDISETRGAGHRQELLRELQRMHVAHTVRKLHVGDFVWVAQEIRPRDPARPGELVLDHIVERKRLDDLCSSIIDGRFREQKFRLKRCGLGHRVYLVEEYGSVHNLSLPESTLLQAVTNTQVIDGFFVKRTVDIKESAAYLALLTRGLERLYQAQSVREVFARQLMQVRGISGEKAAALVDRYSTPASSHCAGSDSQPSNTPSPASWLPMMPVPPPRSRRCC from the exons ATGGCGGCGCCGGTCCGCCTGGGCCGAAAACGGCCGCTGCCGGTTTGCCCCAACCCGCTTTTCGTACGCTGGCTGACCGAGTGGCGGGATGAGGCGGCCAGCAGGGGGCGTCGCACGCGTTTCGTGTTTCAGAAG GCGCTGCGCTCCCTCAGGCGGTACCCTCTGCCCCTGCAAAGCGGGAGGGAAGCTAAGATACTCCAGCACTTCGGAGATGGGCTCTGCCGTATGCTAGATGAGCGGCTGCAGCAGCACCTAGCTTCAGGTGGTGATCACCTCCGGCAGGAATGGGAAGATCCTCCGTTTCCCCCAG ATAACCCAGCTTCTGGCTCATCATCTGGAGAGATGCGTCCAACCCAGAAAGGGTCACCTGCCCATGTCCAGGACTCTTCCATGCCA GTTCTTGCCCAGCCCCAAGCAGGAGGCTCAAGTGGCTACTGGCCAGCTCGGCACTCAGGAGCCCGAGCAGTTCTCCTGGAGCTCTACCAGGAACACTTG AATCCCGCAGGCCGCAGCTTCCTAACCAAAGAGGAACTGCTGCAGAGGTGTGCCCAGAAGGCCCTCAAG GTAGTCCCTGGGAATGCTCAATCCTGGCCAGCTCTCCGTTCCCTCCTGCATAGGAACCTGGTCCTCAGGACACACCAGCCAGCCAG GTACTCACTGACCCCAGAGGGCCTGGAGCTGGCCCAGAAGTtggctgagtcagaaagcctgAGCTTACTGAATGTGGGCACTGGACCTGAGAAGCTCTCTGGGGAGGAGTCAGCAGTGCCAGGAGCAGCCTCAGCTGAACT TGGTGCCAGTGAAGGAGGGGTCCATCAGCCACTGCTGGAGCTGAGGCCTAGAGAGTACAAGGTGCTATTGTGTGTGGACATCAGCGAGACCAGGGG GGCAGGACATAGGCAAGAGCTGCTCCGAGAGCTACAACGGATGCATGTGGCCCATACAGTGCGTAAACTGCACGTTGGGGACTTTGTGTGGGTGGCACAGGAGATCAGGCCCAGAGACCCAG CCAGACCTGGAGAGTTAGTCCTGGATCACATCGTGGAACGCAAGCGCCTAGACGACCTGTGCAGTAGCATCATCGACGGCCGCTTCCGGGAGCAGAAG TTCCGACTAAAGCGCTGTGGTCTGGGGCATCGGGTGTATCTGGTGGAGGAGTATGGCTCAGTCCACAACCTTAGCCTTCCTGAGAGCACACTGCTGCAGGCTGTCACCAACACCCAG GTCATTGATGGCTTCTTTGTGAAGCGCACAGTAGACATTAAGGAGTCAGCTGCCTACCTTGCCCTTTTGACAAGGGGCCTGGAGAGACTCTACCAG GCCCAGTCTGTGCGTGAGGTGTTCGCCAGGCAGCTGATGCAGGTTCGTGGAATCAGTGGGGAGAAGGCAGCAGCCCTGGTGGACCGATACAGCACCCCTGCCAG TTCTCATTGTGCTGGCTCAGATAGTCAGCCATCAAAtaccccatccccagcctcctgGCTGCCTATGATGCCTGTGCCACCCCCAAGGAGCAGGAGATGCTGCTGA
- the Mus81 gene encoding structure-specific endonuclease subunit MUS81 isoform X2 gives MAAPVRLGRKRPLPVCPNPLFVRWLTEWRDEAASRGRRTRFVFQKALRSLRRYPLPLQSGREAKILQHFGDGLCRMLDERLQQHLASGGDHLRQEWEDPPFPPDNPASGSSSGEMRPTQKGSPAHVQDSSMPVLAQPQAGGSSGYWPARHSGARAVLLELYQEHLNPAGRSFLTKEELLQRCAQKALKVVPGNAQSWPALRSLLHRNLVLRTHQPARYSLTPEGLELAQKLAESESLSLLNVGTGPEKLSGEESAVPGAASAELGASEGGVHQPLLELRPREYKVLLCVDISETRGAGHRQELLRELQRMHVAHTVRKLHVGDFVWVAQEIRPRDPARPGELVLDHIVERKRLDDLCSSIIDGRFREQKFRLKRCGLGHRVYLVEEYGSVHNLSLPESTLLQAVTNTQVIDGFFVKRTVDIKESAAYLALLTRGLERLYQGHTLRSRPWGTPGDPESGARPSPSPLCSLLTFSDFNTGAIKNKAQSVREVFARQLMQVRGISGEKAAALVDRYSTPASSHCAGSDSQPSNTPSPASWLPMMPVPPPRSRRCC, from the exons ATGGCGGCGCCGGTCCGCCTGGGCCGAAAACGGCCGCTGCCGGTTTGCCCCAACCCGCTTTTCGTACGCTGGCTGACCGAGTGGCGGGATGAGGCGGCCAGCAGGGGGCGTCGCACGCGTTTCGTGTTTCAGAAG GCGCTGCGCTCCCTCAGGCGGTACCCTCTGCCCCTGCAAAGCGGGAGGGAAGCTAAGATACTCCAGCACTTCGGAGATGGGCTCTGCCGTATGCTAGATGAGCGGCTGCAGCAGCACCTAGCTTCAGGTGGTGATCACCTCCGGCAGGAATGGGAAGATCCTCCGTTTCCCCCAG ATAACCCAGCTTCTGGCTCATCATCTGGAGAGATGCGTCCAACCCAGAAAGGGTCACCTGCCCATGTCCAGGACTCTTCCATGCCA GTTCTTGCCCAGCCCCAAGCAGGAGGCTCAAGTGGCTACTGGCCAGCTCGGCACTCAGGAGCCCGAGCAGTTCTCCTGGAGCTCTACCAGGAACACTTG AATCCCGCAGGCCGCAGCTTCCTAACCAAAGAGGAACTGCTGCAGAGGTGTGCCCAGAAGGCCCTCAAG GTAGTCCCTGGGAATGCTCAATCCTGGCCAGCTCTCCGTTCCCTCCTGCATAGGAACCTGGTCCTCAGGACACACCAGCCAGCCAG GTACTCACTGACCCCAGAGGGCCTGGAGCTGGCCCAGAAGTtggctgagtcagaaagcctgAGCTTACTGAATGTGGGCACTGGACCTGAGAAGCTCTCTGGGGAGGAGTCAGCAGTGCCAGGAGCAGCCTCAGCTGAACT TGGTGCCAGTGAAGGAGGGGTCCATCAGCCACTGCTGGAGCTGAGGCCTAGAGAGTACAAGGTGCTATTGTGTGTGGACATCAGCGAGACCAGGGG GGCAGGACATAGGCAAGAGCTGCTCCGAGAGCTACAACGGATGCATGTGGCCCATACAGTGCGTAAACTGCACGTTGGGGACTTTGTGTGGGTGGCACAGGAGATCAGGCCCAGAGACCCAG CCAGACCTGGAGAGTTAGTCCTGGATCACATCGTGGAACGCAAGCGCCTAGACGACCTGTGCAGTAGCATCATCGACGGCCGCTTCCGGGAGCAGAAG TTCCGACTAAAGCGCTGTGGTCTGGGGCATCGGGTGTATCTGGTGGAGGAGTATGGCTCAGTCCACAACCTTAGCCTTCCTGAGAGCACACTGCTGCAGGCTGTCACCAACACCCAG GTCATTGATGGCTTCTTTGTGAAGCGCACAGTAGACATTAAGGAGTCAGCTGCCTACCTTGCCCTTTTGACAAGGGGCCTGGAGAGACTCTACCAG GGACACACCCTACGCAGCCGTCCCTGGGGAACCCCAGGGGACCCTGAGTCAGGGGCCAGGCCCTCCCCAAGCCCACTCTGCTCACTCCTCACCTTCAGTGACTTCAACACAGGAGCCATCAAGAACAAG GCCCAGTCTGTGCGTGAGGTGTTCGCCAGGCAGCTGATGCAGGTTCGTGGAATCAGTGGGGAGAAGGCAGCAGCCCTGGTGGACCGATACAGCACCCCTGCCAG TTCTCATTGTGCTGGCTCAGATAGTCAGCCATCAAAtaccccatccccagcctcctgGCTGCCTATGATGCCTGTGCCACCCCCAAGGAGCAGGAGATGCTGCTGA